One stretch of Prunus persica cultivar Lovell chromosome G1, Prunus_persica_NCBIv2, whole genome shotgun sequence DNA includes these proteins:
- the LOC18791094 gene encoding pentatricopeptide repeat-containing protein At1g63330 produces MLCLPTRFSPVMSFCTVHAVSSSHHRICKRFPIFLKLSSSSSSLSALKAMDIIDETTNNDSSYHELHLSMQGHASSGNFAKALDFLNSMRNVPGKPTVYDFNALLYSYLKSQSVLLEYVVQVYHGMERFGPTPNSSTFNVLLNGMLSLGHLKDAFVIAEKMVGGGFLPSFTSLSKVLKKMLQVGDLVNSIGVFKLMLKLEYFPTEPSLSLLISKLSKARMIQEVWFVCYALISKGHFFGAYVYNPILWALCKSGQSYNALELYYWMKRKGIVHNACSYTALIYGFGREGLWRDLLGCLNEMESDGCKPSVITYTIIIKFLCGEGRIAGALDFLTKMEREGCEPDMTTYNVILHELCLQDRVDEVVHLLDMIENKGFSPNSYTYAALGGGLLKTGKIGIACELLLGVITRGCYVDVAVYNIYFHCLCHENRSKEALYLLKKMMEEGLMPSNVSFNTILKGFCRENNISKALKLLDCFKWDENGPDVISFNTILSVACKQKKHSMIQRVLSRLKNGGVQPNAVSLNCLIQYFCKVEKFSDCLKLLDYMTCNGSSPTIVTFNVLLGSLCKNGLVGIAQQVFKHLRNTGFFPDTTSYNILIHAFIREGNKVMVNQLVNYMYSQGLKPDLFTYGSLISGLCKEGKASVALKLRDEMVENGLAPSIVIYNTLLEAMFQRGTYSDIFSLLKILVLEGCQPNEATFEILNRPMCKSWMKRSVEVAKFLELVDECKAN; encoded by the coding sequence ATGCTCTGTCTGCCGACTCGGTTTTCACCCGTGATGTCTTTCTGTACAGTTCATGCGGTGAGTAGTTCACACCACAGAATTTGCAAGCgttttcctatttttctaaaactttcttcatcatcatcatcattatctGCACTTAAAGCTATGGACATTATTGATGAAACAACCAACAATGACTCTAGCTACCACGAATTACATCTCAGCATGCAAGGCCATGCCTCCTCTGGTAACTTTGCAAAAGCCCTGGACTTTTTGAACTCAATGAGAAATGTACCGGGCAAACCCACTGTGTATGATTTCAATGCTTTGCTTTACTCTTACTTAAAGTCACAAAGTGTATTATTAGAATATGTGGTTCAGGTTTACCATGGAATGGAAAGATTCGGGCCCACCCCAAATTCTTCGACTTTCAATGTGCTTTTGAATGGTATGCTATCACTTGGTCATCTAAAAGATGCTTTTGTGATTGCTGAAAAGATGGTTGGGGGTGGGTTCTTACCCTCGTTTACTTCTTTGTCGAAAGTCTTGAAAAAGATGCTTCAAGTTGGGGATTTAGTTAACTCAATTGGTGTTTTTAAGCTTATGTTGAAGTTGGAGTATTTTCCGACCGAACCCAGTTTGAGTTTGTTGATTTCTAAGCTTAGTAAAGCCAGGATGATCCAAGAGGTGTGGTTTGTTTGCTATGCTCTTATCAGTAAGGGTCATTTTTTTGGTGCTTATGTATATAACCCTATACTTTGGGCTTTGTGTAAATCTGGTCAGAGTTATAATGCTTTGGAATTGTATTATTGGATGAAGAGGAAGGGCATTGTACATAATGCGTGCTCTTATACTGCTTTAATTTATGGGTTTGGTAGAGAAGGTTTGTGGAGAGATCTTCTTGGTTGTTTAAATGAAATGGAGAGTGATGGATGTAAGCCTAGTGTAATAacatatactataattatTAAGTTTCTTTGTGGTGAAGGGAGGATTGCAGGGGCGTTAGACTTTTTGACTAAGATGGAAAGGGAAGGATGTGAACCAGATATGACCACATACAATGTGATTCTTCATGAACTTTGTCTTCAAGATAGAGTGGACGAAGTCGTTCACTTACTTGATATGATTGAGAACAAAGGATTTTCTCCCAATTCATACACATATGCTGCTTTGGGCGGAGGCCTGTTAAAAACAGGTAAGATTGGAATTGCTTGTGAACTATTGCTCGGTGTGATTACAAGGGGCTGCTATGTGGATGTTGCTGTGTACAATATATACTTCCATTGTCTATGTCACGAGAATAGATCAAAAGAAGCACTATATTTATTGAAGAAAATGATGGAAGAAGGTTTAATGCCTAGTAATGTGTCATTTAACACAATTTTAAAGGGTTTCTGTAGAGAAAATAACATTTCCAAGGCTTTGAAGCTCTTGGACTGCTTTAAGTGGGATGAAAATGGGCCTGATGTGATTTCCTTCAATACGATTTTGTCTGTGGCATGCAAACAGAAAAAGCATTCCATGATCCAGAGGGTATTGAGTCGTCTGAAGAATGGAGGTGTTCAGCCTAATGCTGTTAGTTTGAATTGTTTGATTCAGTACTTCTGTAAGGTTGAAAAATTTTCAGACTGTTTGAAGCTCTTGGATTACATGACGTGCAATGGTTCTAGTCCCACTATTGTCACTTTTAATGTGCTGCTAGGCAGCCTTTGCAAGAATggtttagttggaattgcacAACAGGTTTTTAAGCATCTCAGAAACACTGGATTTTTCCCTGATACAACTTCTTATAATATTCTTATTCACGCCTTCATAAGAGAGGGCAACAAAGTGATGGTTAATCAATTGGTTAATTACATGTACAGCCAAGGACTAAAACCAGATCTCTTTACCTATGGGTCCTTAATTAGTGGCCTCTGCAAGGAAGGAAAGGCATCTGTTGCTCTTAAGTTGAGGGATGAAATGGTAGAGAATGGGCTTGCCCCAAGTATTGTAATTTACAATACCCTATTGGAGGCAATGTTCCAGAGAGGTACTTATTCAGACATTTTCTCGTTATTGAAAATTCTGGTTCTAGAAGGCTGTCAACCTAATGAGGCAACTTTTGAGATCCTTAACCGACCAATGTGCAAAAGTTGGATGAAGAGATCGGTTGAGGTTGCAAAATTTCTGGAGCTTGTGGATGAATGCAAAGCTAATTGA